A genomic region of Gloeocapsopsis dulcis contains the following coding sequences:
- the nthA gene encoding nitrile hydratase subunit alpha has protein sequence MSSHHQAESDIALRVKAIELLLVEKGIIDPATLDTIIDAYEHKIGPHNGARIVARAWIDPEFKHRLLADGTSAIAEMKLTGFSSEHMVVVENTPNIHNLIVCTLCSCYPWAILGLPPTWYKSFAYRSRAVIDPRGVLQEFGLEIPEQVEVRVWDSNADLRYLVLPERPPGTEKMTEDKLAGLVTRNAMIGTAKVQSPAAPID, from the coding sequence ATGAGTTCCCATCACCAAGCCGAATCTGACATTGCCCTTCGCGTTAAAGCAATCGAATTGCTATTAGTTGAAAAAGGAATTATTGATCCAGCTACCCTCGATACTATTATTGATGCGTATGAACATAAAATTGGTCCCCACAATGGAGCACGCATTGTCGCGAGAGCTTGGATTGACCCAGAGTTTAAGCACCGTTTATTGGCAGATGGCACCAGCGCGATCGCCGAGATGAAGTTGACAGGGTTTTCTAGCGAGCATATGGTTGTGGTAGAAAATACACCGAACATTCATAATTTAATAGTTTGTACTCTTTGTTCCTGCTACCCATGGGCGATTTTGGGGTTGCCTCCTACCTGGTATAAGTCGTTTGCCTACCGTTCTCGTGCAGTTATCGATCCGCGTGGCGTGCTGCAGGAATTTGGCTTGGAGATTCCAGAGCAGGTTGAAGTCCGAGTTTGGGATAGCAATGCAGACTTGCGCTATCTTGTCCTACCAGAGCGTCCACCAGGAACAGAAAAAATGACAGAAGACAAATTAGCTGGTTTGGTCACGCGCAATGCTATGATTGGCACGGCGAAAGTTCAATCTCCAGCTGCTCCAATTGACTGA
- a CDS encoding SH3-like domain-containing protein yields the protein MNGPHDIGGMHNMEPIPIEENEPVFHSEWEAKVFAMSFATFGNYFPVDETRHASERMPPGQYLSSSYYERWLYALELLITEHNFVTKAEIEERINQLAQSKT from the coding sequence ATGAATGGTCCGCATGACATAGGTGGGATGCATAATATGGAACCCATTCCCATCGAAGAAAATGAGCCAGTATTTCACTCAGAATGGGAAGCTAAGGTGTTTGCAATGAGTTTTGCCACATTTGGCAACTATTTCCCAGTAGATGAAACCCGTCATGCATCGGAACGAATGCCACCAGGGCAATATCTCAGCTCCAGCTATTATGAACGGTGGCTGTATGCCTTAGAGCTATTGATTACTGAGCACAATTTTGTGACTAAAGCAGAGATTGAAGAACGCATAAACCAATTGGCTCAATCCAAAACTTGA
- a CDS encoding SH3-like domain-containing protein: protein MTAAQAEELLRNGLSCRAENDTFAQFQVGDCVRARVMHPQTYTRLPRYVRGKVGIIVKDRGVYVFPDTVGQRLDTKPQHVYSVQFAAQELWGTNAPANDTLFIDLFDDHLEAV from the coding sequence ATGACAGCTGCACAGGCTGAAGAATTGCTTCGTAATGGACTAAGCTGCCGCGCAGAGAATGATACCTTTGCCCAGTTTCAAGTGGGCGATTGCGTGCGAGCAAGAGTGATGCATCCTCAAACCTACACCCGACTACCCCGTTACGTGCGAGGCAAGGTGGGTATTATCGTCAAAGATCGTGGCGTTTATGTGTTTCCAGATACGGTTGGTCAGCGGCTAGATACTAAACCTCAACATGTTTACAGCGTCCAGTTTGCTGCTCAAGAATTATGGGGGACTAACGCTCCTGCCAATGACACTCTCTTTATTGACCTGTTTGACGATCATCTAGAAGCGGTTTGA
- a CDS encoding nitrile hydratase accessory protein, whose translation MSTSPNHPAQVPGLPVEADELVFQAPWEARAFAIVNQLATAEYYSWSEWTDYLANEISVTEQVSPGSRTYYEQWVIACEKLLAAKGLLDPVLIDQKIADFLAEREARHEH comes from the coding sequence ATGTCAACCTCTCCAAATCATCCTGCTCAAGTCCCTGGACTTCCTGTTGAAGCTGATGAACTCGTGTTTCAAGCTCCCTGGGAAGCACGCGCCTTTGCGATCGTAAATCAATTAGCTACTGCTGAATACTACAGTTGGTCGGAGTGGACAGACTATTTAGCGAATGAAATCTCAGTAACGGAGCAAGTGTCACCAGGTTCAAGAACATACTATGAGCAATGGGTTATTGCCTGTGAAAAATTGCTTGCAGCAAAAGGTCTACTCGATCCAGTACTGATCGACCAGAAGATCGCAGACTTTTTGGCTGAGCGTGAAGCGAGGCACGAACACTAA
- a CDS encoding cysteine hydrolase family protein: MIPMFDVNSTALLIIDFQEDYFSGGPLHTVGSSQVLPKAKKVLAAARAAGLPIIHTKEVHRKEMVDFGRELDGAEPVHCLENWSGTNFHPELSPQDGEFAIAKRRYSAFFATDLDLLLRGLKVKTLIIMGTLTNVCVHYTSVDAHQYDYHFYVIEDCCMGSDWDAHWAALKSMEYLQRESRLMHHEFIEAMSCLTQVIV; encoded by the coding sequence ATGATTCCAATGTTTGATGTCAATTCAACAGCTTTACTGATTATTGATTTTCAAGAAGATTATTTTAGTGGTGGTCCACTTCATACTGTTGGCTCCTCTCAAGTATTGCCAAAAGCCAAGAAAGTTTTAGCTGCTGCTAGAGCAGCAGGGTTGCCTATCATTCACACCAAAGAAGTCCATCGCAAAGAAATGGTAGATTTTGGGCGAGAGCTAGACGGTGCCGAACCCGTTCACTGTCTTGAAAACTGGTCAGGAACCAATTTTCATCCTGAACTTTCTCCCCAGGATGGAGAGTTTGCGATCGCCAAACGACGCTATAGTGCTTTCTTTGCTACTGACCTCGATCTGCTGCTACGCGGATTAAAAGTGAAAACACTGATCATTATGGGAACGTTGACTAACGTATGCGTACATTACACCTCTGTTGATGCCCACCAGTACGACTATCACTTTTATGTAATTGAGGACTGTTGTATGGGTTCCGATTGGGATGCCCACTGGGCTGCACTCAAGTCTATGGAATATTTGCAGCGAGAATCGCGATTGATGCATCACGAATTTATTGAAGCTATGTCTTGTTTAACTCAGGTTATAGTATAG
- a CDS encoding ABC transporter substrate-binding protein — MRWFKRTITLSLIGVAIASCNTTEQATNKVSTSNAVQAKSQELIPVKAGHLVALDMAPLFVGVESGCFEKNGLAVETVFFTNPGDNNAALAGGAIDFNTNPFTLPFFAASSGVPIKTIAAAGGWGVMQVIAKSKYGIESVADLAEYVSTNPTQKLRIATLRGDTLELILLDAFEQKGLSVDNFEMIYFDDLLAMVDAFRLGAVDMLSHIKPYTTQFVESGEATVVTDNAEIWSPTAPNTVVSVLERTLAERPEVVEAYLKGLQCAAAMINEKPEEAIALLKGGNYYRVDDEVLLEAFTSQPSPITFTPDLNAVQGVVDEMVSLGYIKADMPASDIFDISIVEKLEP; from the coding sequence GTGAGATGGTTTAAAAGAACAATAACTCTGTCTTTGATAGGTGTAGCGATCGCCTCATGCAATACAACTGAGCAAGCAACCAACAAAGTATCAACGTCCAATGCCGTACAGGCTAAATCTCAAGAGCTGATTCCTGTCAAAGCGGGACACTTAGTTGCGCTTGATATGGCTCCTCTATTTGTTGGAGTCGAGTCTGGATGCTTTGAGAAAAATGGGCTTGCGGTCGAAACCGTCTTTTTCACCAATCCAGGTGACAACAATGCGGCACTGGCAGGAGGAGCTATCGACTTCAACACTAATCCCTTTACGCTGCCGTTCTTTGCAGCGAGCAGTGGAGTTCCCATCAAAACTATCGCTGCAGCTGGAGGATGGGGCGTGATGCAGGTCATTGCCAAGAGTAAGTACGGCATTGAGTCTGTTGCAGATCTGGCTGAATATGTATCTACAAATCCCACTCAGAAACTACGGATTGCCACTCTGCGAGGAGACACTTTAGAGCTAATTTTGTTGGATGCTTTCGAGCAAAAGGGACTTTCAGTCGATAACTTTGAAATGATTTATTTTGACGATCTGTTAGCTATGGTCGATGCCTTCAGATTAGGTGCAGTGGATATGCTGAGTCACATCAAACCCTATACAACACAGTTTGTGGAGAGTGGTGAAGCCACAGTTGTCACGGATAATGCCGAGATTTGGTCGCCAACTGCTCCTAATACAGTTGTGAGTGTTCTTGAACGGACGCTAGCAGAACGACCTGAGGTTGTAGAGGCTTATTTAAAGGGACTTCAGTGTGCAGCTGCAATGATTAATGAGAAACCTGAAGAAGCAATAGCTTTACTTAAAGGTGGCAATTATTACCGAGTTGACGATGAAGTATTGCTTGAAGCATTTACCTCTCAACCCTCACCTATTACGTTTACTCCCGATCTCAATGCCGTTCAGGGCGTAGTGGATGAGATGGTCAGTCTGGGATATATCAAAGCTGATATGCCAGCAAGTGACATCTTTGATATTTCAATAGTTGAAAAGCTAGAGCCGTAA
- a CDS encoding ABC transporter permease, which translates to MVNLNFHRGLKQSVMSVICGLLSCLGLIFIWEWVGSDPNNPVTQVLPPPSKFLPVLFESDFKIGLGSQSASIYQSIIVTLLRVLIGMSVAFIGSVLCGMLISLSKWSELFILPILGLIAPIAPIAWVPLALVVFGVSNLTAVFIVFMGVFFTLTIATVAEIKRIPENLLITAKNLGSNEFNSWRMVILPSVLPGVFTLLRLNFIAAWMAVLAAEMTGLRDGLGAVVMTGRNLFNSNLILLGICVIGITGFVVDRLLLLIQQRFFWWKV; encoded by the coding sequence ATGGTTAACCTTAATTTTCACCGAGGCTTGAAGCAATCAGTTATGTCGGTCATCTGCGGACTACTCTCCTGTTTGGGATTAATCTTTATTTGGGAGTGGGTTGGCTCTGATCCCAATAATCCAGTTACTCAAGTATTACCTCCGCCATCCAAATTTTTACCTGTATTGTTTGAGAGTGATTTCAAGATTGGCTTAGGTTCTCAATCTGCATCGATTTATCAATCCATCATTGTAACCTTGCTACGCGTACTTATTGGTATGTCTGTAGCTTTTATTGGTTCTGTGTTGTGTGGCATGTTAATTAGCCTTTCCAAATGGTCTGAGCTTTTCATTCTGCCTATTTTAGGGTTGATTGCACCGATTGCCCCTATTGCCTGGGTACCTCTTGCCCTTGTCGTCTTTGGGGTAAGTAACCTCACAGCAGTGTTTATTGTCTTTATGGGAGTCTTTTTTACCCTGACAATTGCAACGGTAGCTGAGATCAAGCGCATTCCTGAAAATCTCTTAATTACAGCTAAAAACTTGGGCAGCAATGAGTTTAACAGTTGGCGAATGGTGATTCTACCCTCAGTGCTTCCAGGTGTCTTTACACTACTGCGGCTCAATTTTATTGCAGCCTGGATGGCAGTTCTAGCGGCTGAAATGACAGGTTTGCGAGATGGGTTAGGAGCTGTTGTGATGACAGGTCGCAATTTATTCAACAGTAATCTGATTTTGCTGGGTATTTGTGTGATTGGTATTACAGGTTTCGTAGTGGATCGATTGCTACTGCTCATTCAGCAAAGGTTTTTTTGGTGGAAGGTGTAA